From Humisphaera borealis, the proteins below share one genomic window:
- a CDS encoding GNAT family N-acetyltransferase, producing the protein MRKTIDGSARSGRRVVSVGPFAAALHETDDLIWLSYALPWPGAARERFSRQDLVELRRLFREAGRVLRFEFFEPLHPWLAALLAQNDFKLQAAQPLMLCGPDDLRPDRLRLRPADGEEVEVCDLSPDDSSDLIGQFMVVSKLCFNEPPYVTPQELQTTRENLLNGTYRSAYAKVRGVVAGVGSISPANDELVGIGTLAPFRRQGVACAVSSHLLASRFQAGSPLAWLSAGDEAAKLLYQKIGFRMVGMQLNYIDDSWDGRTRASVPRPL; encoded by the coding sequence ATGAGGAAAACGATCGACGGCTCGGCCAGATCTGGCCGGCGCGTTGTCAGCGTTGGACCCTTCGCCGCCGCGCTGCACGAGACCGACGACCTCATCTGGCTCAGTTACGCACTTCCGTGGCCCGGTGCGGCCCGGGAACGGTTCTCGCGGCAGGACCTTGTCGAGCTTCGCAGGCTGTTCCGCGAAGCCGGCCGCGTGCTGCGGTTTGAGTTCTTCGAACCCCTGCACCCCTGGCTGGCCGCGCTGCTGGCGCAGAACGATTTCAAGCTTCAGGCGGCTCAACCGCTGATGCTCTGCGGCCCCGACGATCTCCGACCGGACAGGCTTCGCCTTCGACCGGCCGACGGCGAAGAGGTCGAAGTCTGCGACCTTTCGCCAGACGATTCCAGCGATCTCATCGGCCAGTTCATGGTGGTCTCCAAGCTTTGCTTTAACGAACCTCCCTACGTGACGCCGCAGGAACTGCAAACGACGCGCGAAAACCTGCTCAATGGCACTTATCGCTCGGCTTACGCGAAGGTGCGGGGCGTGGTGGCCGGCGTCGGCTCGATTTCGCCGGCGAATGACGAACTGGTCGGCATCGGCACGCTCGCGCCGTTTCGGCGACAAGGCGTTGCCTGCGCCGTCAGCAGCCACCTGCTCGCGTCCCGCTTCCAGGCCGGTTCGCCCCTGGCATGGCTCAGTGCCGGCGACGAAGCCGCCAAATTGCTTTACCAGAAGATCGGCTTCCGGATGGTGGGCATGCAACTGAACTACATCGACGACAGCTGGGACGGCCGAACGCGCGCAAGCGTGCCCAGGCCACTCTGA